A window of the Phalacrocorax aristotelis chromosome 9, bGulAri2.1, whole genome shotgun sequence genome harbors these coding sequences:
- the L3HYPDH gene encoding trans-3-hydroxy-L-proline dehydratase isoform X1, protein MAAEREGGAGVWLPPRSPSGLVLQTVEMHTGGEPLRIVPRLEVAEAAAERGLSLLSLRREVAATQDHVRRALVHEPRGHAGMYAAVVVRGGAAAAGAHLAALFLHGAGYSAMCGHAVLALGRFALDYGLVAAPVSPETAVRLRCPCGTVTAFVPWDGSRSGNPVRFHSVPAFAAATDLAIDVPGHGKVVVDIGYGGTFYAFLNAEQLGLDVCSSKTRDLVNAASAVTEAVKKQFKLHHPESEDLAFLYGTILTDGKDAFSEEPTTNICVFADEQVDRSPTGSGVTARIALQYHKGLIQLNQTRTFRSSTTGSLFTGKAVQATKFGDYNAVVVEVSGEAFYTGTATFTVEEEDPLKLGFFFK, encoded by the exons ATGGCGGCGGAGCGGGAGGGCGGCGCGGGAGTGTGGCTGCCGCCCCGCTCGCCCTCGGGGCTAGTGCTGCAGACGGTGGAGATGCACACGGGCGGCGAGCCGCTGCGCATCGTCCCGCGGCTGGAGGTGGCGGAGGCGGCGGCCGAGAGGGGCCTATCGCTGCTGTCGCTGCGGCGGGAGGTGGCGGCCACGCAGGACCATGTGCGGCGGGCGCTGGTGCACGAGCCGCGGGGCCACGCCGGCATGTACGCGGCAGTGGTGGTGCGTGGCGGGGCGGCAGCCGCCGGTGCTCACCTCGCGGCACTCTTCCTGCATGGCGCCGGCTACAGTGCCATGTGCGGCCATGCCGTCCTGGCCCTCGGCCGCTTCGCCCTCGACTACGGGCTGGTGGCGGCTCCCGTCAGCCCCGAGACTGCCGTCCGCCTGCGCTGCCCATGCGGGACCGTCACCGCCTTCGTGCCCTGGGACGGCAGCCGCAGCGGCAACCCGGTCCGCTTCCACAGTGTGCCCGCCTTCGCCGCTGCCACCG ACTTGGCCATCGACGTCCCCGGTCACGGGAAGGTGGTGGTCGACATTGGTTACGGCGGCACTTTCTATGCCTTTCTCAACGCTGAGCAGCTGGGCCTCGACGTGTGCTCTTCAAAGACCAGAGACCTCGTCAATGCGGCAAGCGCTGTGACGGAAGCAGTGAAAAAGCAG TTCAAGCTTCATCACCCTGAAAGCGAAGACCTGGCGTTCCTCTATGGCACTATACTGACGGATGGGAAAGACGCCTTTAGTGAGGAGCCCACCACCAACATCTGCGTGTTTGCAGATGAGCAG GTTGACCGAAGTCCAACAGGTTCGGGTGTGACTGCTCGCATTGCCTTGCAGTACCATAAGGGACTCATCCAGCTGAATCAGACCAGGACCTTTCGGAGCAGTACCACGGGGTCCTTGTTCACCGGGAAGGCAGTGCAGGCAA CCAAGTTTGGGGACTACAATGCTGTCGTTGTGGAAGTCTCGGGAGAAGCCTTTTACACCGGTACAGCCACCTTCACTGTCGAAGAGGAGGACCCACTGAAACTCGGCTTCTTTTTCAAGTGA
- the JKAMP gene encoding JNK1/MAPK8-associated membrane protein — MVRSAVDIQPACLGLYCGRTVLSVNGSLETYGDCGVCPRGQRTDDNKICRECMGSPDRYDWLYLGFMAMLPLVLHWFFIEWYSGKKSSSALLQHVTALFECSIAAIVTLLVSDPVGSLHIRSCKVKKLSDWYTMLYNPSPDYITTVHCTHEAVYPLYTIVFIYYAFCLVLMMLLRPLLVKKIACGLGKSDRFKSIYAALYFFPILTVLQAVGGGLLYYAFPYIILVLSLVTLAVYMSASEVESFKDLLVRKKRLVVLVSHWLLHAYGIISISKLDKLEQDLPLLALVPAPALFYLLTAKYTEPSRILSEGGNGH; from the exons ATGGTCCGCTCCG ctgtgGACatccagcctgcctgcctcGGCCTGTACTGCGGGAGGACGGTCCTGTCGGTCAACGGCTCCCTGGAGACCTACGGGGACTGTGGG GTATGCCCTAGGGGTCAAAGAACCGATGACAACAAAATCTGCCGGGAGTGTATGGGGTCTCCGGACCGCTATGACTGGCTGTACCTTGGTTTCATGGCCATGCTTCCCCTGGTCTTACACTGGTTCTTTATTGAATggtattcaggaaaaaagag TTCCAGTGCATTGTTGCAGCATGTCACTGCCTTGTTCGAGTGCAGCATCGCGGCAATTGTTACGCTGCTCGTCAGCGACCCCGTCGGCTCTCTGCATATCCGCTCCTGCAAGGTGAAGAAGCTTTCGGACTGGTACACAATGCTTTACAACCCAAGTCCTGACTACATCACCACAGTGCACTGCACTCATGAAGCAGTCTATCCCCT gtACACCATTGTGTTTATATATTACGCCTTCTGTCTTGTGTTAATGATGCTACTTCGGCCTCTTCTGGTTAAGAAAATTGCCTGTGGTTTAGGAAAGTCTGATCGATTTAAAAGCATTTACGCAGCGCTGTACTTCTTCCCTATCCTCACCGTGCTTCAGGCCGTGGGAGGAGGCCTGCTCT ATTATGCCTTCCCTTACATCATACTGGTGTTGTCTTTGGTTACGCTGGCTGTGTACATGTCTGCTTCTGAAGTGGAG TCTTTCAAGGATCTTCTTGTCAGGAAGAAAAGGCTTGTTGTCCTTGTCAGCCACTGGTTACTTCATGCTTATGGAATCATCTCCATTTCCAAACTGGATAAGCTTGAGCAGGACCTCCCGTTGCTTGCCTTGGTACCCGCACCTGCCCTCTTCTACCTACTGACAGCAAAGTACACCGAGCCATCACGCATACTCTCAGAAGGTGGAAATGGGCACTGA
- the L3HYPDH gene encoding trans-3-hydroxy-L-proline dehydratase isoform X2 yields MAAEREGGAGVWLPPRSPSGLVLQTVEMHTGGEPLRIVPRLEVAEAAAERGLSLLSLRREVAATQDHVRRALVHEPRGHAGMYAAVVVRGGAAAAGAHLAALFLHGAGYSAMCGHAVLALGRFALDYGLVAAPVSPETAVRLRCPCGTVTAFVPWDGSRSGNPVRFHSVPAFAAATDLAIDVPGHGKVVVDIGYGGTFYAFLNAEQLGLDVCSSKTRDLVNAASAVTEAVKKQFKLHHPESEDLAFLYGTILTDGKDAFSEEPTTNICVFADEQYHKGLIQLNQTRTFRSSTTGSLFTGKAVQATKFGDYNAVVVEVSGEAFYTGTATFTVEEEDPLKLGFFFK; encoded by the exons ATGGCGGCGGAGCGGGAGGGCGGCGCGGGAGTGTGGCTGCCGCCCCGCTCGCCCTCGGGGCTAGTGCTGCAGACGGTGGAGATGCACACGGGCGGCGAGCCGCTGCGCATCGTCCCGCGGCTGGAGGTGGCGGAGGCGGCGGCCGAGAGGGGCCTATCGCTGCTGTCGCTGCGGCGGGAGGTGGCGGCCACGCAGGACCATGTGCGGCGGGCGCTGGTGCACGAGCCGCGGGGCCACGCCGGCATGTACGCGGCAGTGGTGGTGCGTGGCGGGGCGGCAGCCGCCGGTGCTCACCTCGCGGCACTCTTCCTGCATGGCGCCGGCTACAGTGCCATGTGCGGCCATGCCGTCCTGGCCCTCGGCCGCTTCGCCCTCGACTACGGGCTGGTGGCGGCTCCCGTCAGCCCCGAGACTGCCGTCCGCCTGCGCTGCCCATGCGGGACCGTCACCGCCTTCGTGCCCTGGGACGGCAGCCGCAGCGGCAACCCGGTCCGCTTCCACAGTGTGCCCGCCTTCGCCGCTGCCACCG ACTTGGCCATCGACGTCCCCGGTCACGGGAAGGTGGTGGTCGACATTGGTTACGGCGGCACTTTCTATGCCTTTCTCAACGCTGAGCAGCTGGGCCTCGACGTGTGCTCTTCAAAGACCAGAGACCTCGTCAATGCGGCAAGCGCTGTGACGGAAGCAGTGAAAAAGCAG TTCAAGCTTCATCACCCTGAAAGCGAAGACCTGGCGTTCCTCTATGGCACTATACTGACGGATGGGAAAGACGCCTTTAGTGAGGAGCCCACCACCAACATCTGCGTGTTTGCAGATGAGCAG TACCATAAGGGACTCATCCAGCTGAATCAGACCAGGACCTTTCGGAGCAGTACCACGGGGTCCTTGTTCACCGGGAAGGCAGTGCAGGCAA CCAAGTTTGGGGACTACAATGCTGTCGTTGTGGAAGTCTCGGGAGAAGCCTTTTACACCGGTACAGCCACCTTCACTGTCGAAGAGGAGGACCCACTGAAACTCGGCTTCTTTTTCAAGTGA